Sequence from the Clostridium butyricum genome:
TAAAAAAAGACGCACAATAGATAGGTTTTAACCATCTATTGAACGCCCTTGCTCAATTCATATCTTATATTCAAATTATATAGTATTTTTTGTTGTAAATCAACACTTTATTTAAAAAAATATATTTTTTATATATTTTTCTTAATAAAAATAATTATAATTTGAAAATACTTAATTTATTAAAGTCGTTTTAAAAATAACTTCTTCAATTCATTATATTCAACGCATTAATATTTGGTGCTTAATTTTCTATGCTTTTTATGTTATTTATATGAAATTATTAGTTTTTATATTACCATAAATTTAAGTATAAAAAAATAGATATTTAATCAGAATCCTTAAATTCTAAATTCTGACCAAATATCTATTTGTATTAATAAAAGCATTATTATCTATTATTCATTAATTAAAGCTTCCTTACCTGTTGCTCCTGTTCTTATTTTAACTACATCTTTAACATCATAAACAAATATCTTACCGTCTCCAATTTCTCCAGTTCTTAATATTTTAGTTGCAACATCAATAACCTTTTGAACTGGTACTTCACAGACAATGATTTCAATTTTAATTTTAGGTAATAACTTTAATTCCATTGGAACACCTCTATAATATTGTATATCACCTTTTTGAGTTCCACATCCTAATACTTGAGTTACAGTCATTCCCATAATACCTATTTCATTAAGTGCTGTCTTTAATTCATCAAAATTGCTCTTTCTTGTAATTATTTCTATTTTACTTATACTATCTGCCATTTTTAAAACCCCCCTCTTTTCAGTTGACAGTTAACAGTTTTCAGTTAACAGTTATTGGTTTATATTCTTGCATAATATCTTATTACTTCATATTCTCAAAAATTTCTTTCAAATATTCAAACTAAAAAGTTAACTGTTACTTGTTAACTGCTACTTGTTAACTGATTACATGTTTATATCTACACTTTGGAAATCTGCATAACTGCTTTCAAGTCCATGTTCTTCTATATCAAGACCTCTAATTTCTTCTTCTCTTGTTACCCTTAAACCAATTGTTGCTTTAATTCCTTTAAATAAGATTGTTGCTGTAGCCACAGACCAAATTGCTACTGCTGCAACACCTAAGCATTGAACTCCAAGGAATTTGAAGCCTCCACCATAGAATAATCCACCATCCATAGCAAATACACCAGTTAAAATTGTTCCAACAACACCGTTAATACAGTGAACACCAACTGCACCGACTGGATCATCAACTTTTAATACCTTATCAACAAATTCAATTCCATATACCATTGCAAATGCTGAAATAACACCTATAATTGCTGCTCCAAGAGGTGAAACAACATCACATCCTGCTGTAATAGCAACCAATCCTGCAAGAACACCATTTAAAGACATACTTACATCTGGCTTTCCATATTTAACCCATGTAAGAACCATTGTTACTGTTGCTGCCGCTGCTGCTGCTAAGTTTGTTGTAATAAATACTCTAGAACTTAATTCTAATGCACCTTCACCTGTAATACCAAGGCTTGAACCTGGGTTAAACCCAAACCAGCCCATCCAAAGGATGAATACTCCAAGTGCACCAAGTGTTAAACTGTGTCCTGGAATTGCATTTGATTTACCATCTTTAGAATATTTACCAATTCTAGGTCCAAGTATTGTTGCTCCAACTAATGCACACCATCCACCAATAGAGTGAACTGCTGTTGATCCTGCAAAATCATGGAATCCTAACTGCGCTAACCAGCCGCCACCCCATATCCAGTGACCTGCAATTGGGTATATAACTGCACTGATGATTGCACTATATATACAATAAGAAATAAATTTAGTTCTTTCTGCCATAGCTCCAGAAACTATTGTTGCTGCTGTTGCACAGAACACTGTCTGGAAAAATAAAAATGCATAATTATTAACTGAAGTAGCTGCATTTTCAGCAGTTCCATCTGTAAAAAATCCTGGAATACCAATTATTCCTGCTGCATCTTTTCCAAACATTAAACCAAAACCTATAATCCAATATATAAGTGATCCTAAAGCAAAGTCCATTAAGTTTTTCATTATAATGTTACCAGCATTCTTTGAACGAGTAAAACCCGTTTCAACCATTGCAAAACCTGCTTGCATCCAAAATACTAAAATCCCCCCAAGTAATACCCAAAGAGTATCTATAGCCATATTTGTATCCATATTAATATCCTCCTCTATTAAATGTACAACAAGCCAAATATACTTTAATTCCTATTTTTAAGAATTTATTACATTAAGTAGTTAAAAACAGCCCTTGTCCATTATTTAATAATAATTACAAATTAATTACTATCTCCTATAAATTCTGCAGAAAATTATTTTGGATAATAAAAAACGAAGTCATAGAAAGTTAATACTTCTATGACTTCGTCGTCAAACTTATTTAATTTATGTTTTCATTATATATTGCTATTTATTTCAAGTCAATACTTTTTGTAAGCTTTTTTACATGAAAATGTTATCAATGAATAATTTTCCTATATTCTTAAGTTATAATTACCCTTTTATATAATATAATTATCCATATACTATAATTCCATAACATAAACAATAACCAACATACTTTTCAATAATATAATTTGAAATTTTTACATTATATATAACAAATTATTTTTGAAATGAATTTCATATAATCTTCATTATATATTATTTTTAATTTTTAATTAAAATCTTTAAAATCAATCTATCTTCACTATAATTAATCAAATCACCTAAATGTTCTTTATGAAATTATTAATAATCAATTATTATTAATAATTTTCTTGAACATTATTAGATAAATTGCTACAATTTATTATGTAAAAATTATAAATACATATAAATATTGGGGGCTATAAATATGAAGACAATCGTAACAAAATTTGGTGGCAGCTCACTGGCTGACGCTAATCAATTCAAAAAGGTAAAAGAAATAATAAACGCTGATGCTGGAAGAAGATATGTGGTACCTTCAGCACCAGGAAAAAGACACTCTAAAGATTCAAAAGTAACTGACCTTTTATATCTTTGCCAATCACACATTTCTGTTGGAATATCTTTAGATGATGTTTTTAATTTAATAAAAGAAAGATATTTAGGAATTATCAATGATTTGAATCTAGATTTTAATATTAACGAATACTTAGAAATTATCAAAAAAGATCTTGAAGCTGGTGCATCTAAAGATTATGCAGCAAGTCGTGGAGAATTTTTGAACGGATTAATTTTAGCTAACTATTTAGGATTTGAGTTCGTTGATGCTAAGGATGTAATTGTATTTAATGCTGATGGTTCATTAGATGCAATTGCAACAGACGAAGCTTTAAGAGAAAAACTTTCAAAAGTTTCAAACGCTGTAATTCCTGGTTTCTATGGTGCAGATAAAGATGGTAACATCGTTACATTTTCAAGAGGTGGTTCAGATGTAACTGGTGCTTTAGTTTCTGCAAGTATAGCTGCAGATCTTTATGAAAACTGGACAGATGTTTCAGGATTTTTAATGGCAGATCCAAGAATTATAGATAATCCAAAGCCAATAAGTAGAATTACTTATTCGGAACTTAGAGAATTATCTTATATGGGAGCTTCAGTTTTACATGAAGATGCAATATTCCCTGTAAGAAAAACTGGTATTCCTATAAATATTAAAAATACAAACAAGCCTCAGGATTCTGGAACATTTATAGTACAAAATTCTGACTGCTCAGATAATCCAACTATAATAACTGGTATTGCTGGTAAAAAAGACTTTACTGTTATTTCAATAACAAAAGCATCTATGAACTCAGAATTAGGATTCTGTAGAAAGCTTTTATCAGTATTAGAACAAAATAATATCTCTTTTGAGAACATGCCATCAGGAATAGATACTGTTTGTCTTGTAATTTCTGATTCACAATTAAAGAATAAAACTCAGCATGTTGTTGAAGAAATTAAAAGAACTTGTAATCCTGATACAATTGAAGTACATCCAGGAATGGCAATGATTGCAACAGTTGGACGTGGTATGGCTAAACAAAGAGGAACTGCTGCAAAAATATTTGCTGCACTTTCACAAGCTGATGTTAATATACGAATGATTGACCAAGGTTCAAGTGAAATGAATATTTTAGTTGGAATAGAAAATGATAATTTCGAAAAAGGTATTGCTGCTATATACAATGCTTTTAACTAATGGTGACTGTCACCTACCGAAAAATGTCTAATTAAAAGGAACTGTTGCATTAGGAATTTAAACTACTTATTTAGTATGTTTAACCCTTTTGTAACAGCTCTTTTTTTAATTTTCTATTAAATTCTCCACATATTTTTTATAATGTTCACTTGCATTGTCATTTTCAAAAAAAGATAATATCTTTTCACGATGTATTATATTATCTTTTCTTTTATCCATATAAACATTATAACTACTCCATAAATAATCTGCCGGATTTTCTACAATTTTTGCTCTAACTGGATTAAGGTGAATGTATTTACTTAATTCAATCATATAGGAACTACTATCAATTATTTTAGACAGATATCGTTCTTGAAAAAGATGTCCCACATAATTATATTTATTATTAAAATATTTTGCGTACAATCCATTTAATCTCTGCATGAATATTCCAATATGCCTTTCCTTCGTTTCAATCTGTAAATGTATATGATTTGTCATTAACACATAGCTAATAATTTCAAACTCATTTGAATACTTATCTAGCGACTCTCTAAGAATATTCATATAATTTACATAGTCTAAGTCCTCTCTAAAAATAGTGTATTTTCTATTACCTCTTATAGTTATATGCATAGTTGAATTCGGACACCATTTTCTACTTGTTCTACTCACATTCTTTCTCCTATATAAGTTTTTTCTATAATTATTGTCAACTTATACAGATTTTATTCTCGACATATTTCGGTAGGTGACAGTCACCTAAAACAAATCTGGACGTTCCTTATTTTTATTAAATCTTATATTTGGAGTTTCTAGCTTTATAGATTCTTCTTTTGAATAAAAAATATCATTATATCTAAAAAATGCTTCATTATTACTAAATGTAAAATCTTCTATTATATTATAATTAGGTCTTATATTTAAGGTCATAATTGGTTCATTACTTTTATTGAACGATATATTTTCATATTCACCTGTACTAGAATTAAATTTATATGAAATTCCAGGTATTTGGAATTCAATCACATTGTTATCATTATTAGGAATATCATTTATGCCATTCAAAGTATATGACTTACCATTTAATATACATTTATTTTGCAAATCAAATGAAAATTTCATATTATTTATTTTAAACTCATCAGTTATTGAGCCAATAAATTTGTTTGCTATTTCCGGCGATATTTGATTGTTTAACCAATTAGTAGAAAAATTATCCTGTTGATTCCAAAATTGATTCATTTGACTCTCATTTTTTTTAGTTTCATTGAATTTGTCATAATTAATCTTCAAAAAATAATTATCGTCTTTTTTCTCGTCTAAAGTTTCATTGCCTGGCATTATTATATCACTTAATTTGCAATGAACATCTTTTAGATTATTATTAGCATCAATAAGTCCTTCCTGACTATTTGTATATCCACCTTGATATTTCCAATTATCTCGTATAGGTATATCTCCTAAGTTCAAAGTTATAATTTTATATCCCTCTGCTTTTAATTGTCTTGCAATATTACCTAATTGATTACTATCGTCTATACTATTCTTACCAACTATTACTATATACTTGTCTACTGTGTTTTTTCTATTTTGATCTATTAATTCAGTAATATTAGAATCTGATCTTCCCTCAGCATTAATCTGTCTTACTTTATTAAGAGCAGGCACTATACTATACTTACCCATGACAGATGTTTGACTGCTAGCATAATTTATTAAATTAGTAATATATTCTCCATATACACCTTCATTCTCTGTCCGCCTAAAATCTAGTGTTCCATTATAATATTTAATACCTTCAGCATCTCCATTACTATCCCCATATGTTATGAATGAATATCTTGCCTTTAATGCCTTTAATTTGTCATCACTTATTATTTTGTTAAAAATATTATTACCTATATTAAAATTTTTCATAGCATCAGAATCTATAACCCAATATATATCTTTAGCATTAAGTTCTCCATATATATCCTCATAAGAAAACGAATCTGCATTTATTTTATATTTAATATCAATATTATTACCATCATAATTTACATCTTTAGGAGATTGTAGTTCCACTTTTATATCTGGAAATCTTTTGTTAATTATTCTAAGTTTATCTATTGGTAATTCTTTACTTAATCTATTGTTAAGTATACTATCATAAGAAACCTGACTATCATTTCCGAAGTTAACATTCCCTGCATTACTATTATTTTTAACTTTTAACTTAATAGTAAAATATACAGGATCTGCACTATACTTTGTTTTATCATAATTTAAATGGTAAATTATATTGGGTAATGATTTCTCATAGCTAGAACCAACATCAATAATATTTGAATCATTACTAGATAATTCAAATTGTTCTGGTATATTAAAATTTAGTTTAACATTTTTTATGTCATAATCAGATAATATAGAATCTGCTAGTTCATCAAATATACTTTCCATAGAATTTGAATCATTTGCACTAAAATAATCTCCATTCATACTATTGTTTACTTCTTTTGCTAAATCTACGGTACTTTCATTTAATGCACATCCTATAGTCATTACTTTTAATTCAGGAATACTTTGTTTAAGTTTTCGTCCTATATTTGTTGCATAATCAGTTGCCTTTTTAATTTTTATCTCATTCAATCTATTATCCCCAAAATCTACGTATCTTGTATTTTGAACGTTATTAAAATCATATATTGGATTAACATAGAAGCTACTTCCATTATTAAAATAAACAATATCATTATAATAATCATCAATATATCGTGCACCATACCAATATTGCCTTGACACCAAGTCACCATTTCTAAAAGAAAACACATTATTAGCCCAATAATAAGCACTATCATTAATAATAATGTTAGGTTTTTCTATTGTAATTGCTGTAGCTTCACCATCAGTAATTAGTATGACATATTTTTTTGAATTTCCATCTGTATTAAGAAGCATTTTCCCAGCTTCTCTTATACCATCTCCTTGATTTGTCGCACCTTCTACTTTTATGTTATCTATATACTTCTCATAACTCTTTTTATTATTATCATTTATTTCTGTAAGTTGCTTTATATTATTTGCATATCCAGAATAATATGAATATGGAATAATTCCAATTCTAATATTATCCTTATTATTGAATTTATTAATAAATTGTTTTGCAGATTGTTTTAACGAATATATCCTTTTATCTCTTTCATTATATGGAATACTATCATTATAAAAGTTAAAATTCATACTTCCTGAAGTATCAAGAATTAATACTATATCTTTTTTAACTTCTTCATTTATATCTTCTATCTGTAAATCTTCTGCGCTTATTTTATAGGTAAATTCAATTTCATCACCAGAACATAAATTTGAATAATTTTTAGTTTCAACATTATTAACTTTTAGTCTATCTAATTTTATACTTATTTGAGGCTTATCGTTTGTTCCAATTCTTACTATTGGTGTTTCTAAGGGAAATTCCCTATTTATCTCTGCATTTCCCAAGCTTTCTTTATATGAAAATTTACTTAAGTCTTTTCCATCAGAATCTTTTCCAAAGGTTCCACCTGCACCTATTGCTGTAACATCAAATGAAACAACAATATTATCATATGTAGGTTTAAATCCATAAGCATCTTTTATATACGTTATAAATTCTGATACATCTATATTAATTTTATTATTTCCTACTGTATTAATATTGACATATTTCTTTTGTCCATTATATTCAATTAATGCTCTATCACCTATTTGAAAATTTCCACCCAAATCAAATGTTAATTTAGCATTTTCTACTTTGTAAGAATTATCTGATACATTATTCCCAACACTTCCATAAATAGCTGATTGCAATGCAGGTCTCCAAACTGATGAATCAGCATAGTCAGTATACTTAGGAATAATTTTAAAATATATATTCTTGTTCATAGCAATTTTTTCTTTATCATCTTTTGATAAACTTGTACTATCACTAGGATGAATTTCTTTAAATAAATAATTTTCATCTCCTGATAAATTACTAATTACAGATTTCAAATTACTTTCACTTTCCGAATCTGTTGAATTGTCATCACTGCTACTTACATCTAGAATTATAATTCTATATCCACTATTCTTTATTTTGTTCATTGTTGATGAATTTATGTTATTTATTTTTCCACTTGATATTATAATAATAGCCTTATTCCGGTTTTTTTCCGTATTATTATTTGAATCTTGAAATAGCAAATCAGCTTTTTCCAATGCATTATTAATATTTCTTTCTTTTGAAGACATATTATTTATTGTTCCAATAATATTATTTGCTATACCATCTATATTATTACTTTGCCTCATTTGTACATTATTCATATCTTTGTCTAAATTCTGATTAATCAATGAATATGCATCATCAGCAAACCCTATTACAGTTCCCTTAATGTTCATACTTATCCCTAGATTTTTTTCGCTATTATTAACAAGGTCATTAATATTTACAGGTACATTTTGTGCAAATTGCCCTCTTCCTCTAGTCCCATTATCTTTGTCTTTCATATTGTTAGAGACATCCACTAAAAATACAGCTTCATCTATACCTGTTGTATATTCTTGTGGTTTTACACTATATTTTATATTTGTAGATTCACCTTCTTTTACTGTAACATCTGTATTGCTAGAAAGACTTACTTTAATATTACTACCATCTATACTAGACATTGCTGACACCTTCTCATTATCTGTAAATATATTACTTAAAATACACATACAAAAAATAGAGAGAGCAAATAAACTAAATTTTAACTTTACTTTTGAAAACATGCTTTCACCCCCCATTTTGAATTTATCATATATTCCTAAAAGTAACAGTAAAATCAATAGTATATTCTATAGTTTTTCCAGATTTATTTTTCTCTAAAATAATGTTAAATTTCAATCCTTTCGAATTAGAAATTTTATTATTGTTATCATTCAAATTTAATGGTTGAACATAGAAATGCTTAACATCAACAACTGTCTTTTTAGAGCCTATGTTTAATATTTTTGTATTCTCATCATATGATATATTAACATTTTCTAAATTAGTGATATTGTTGTAACTATTAACATCACTATTTTTAGTCAGCGATTCTAAACTTAATTTTGATACTTGAAGCCATTTCTTATCTCGTGTTTCGTCACCTGAAATGCTTATGAATTTATTTGACATAATTTCTCCGTTATAAGGTTCTTCAGTCACATTATCACTATCTATTTCACATAATATTATCTTGCTTGAATTCATACATATTTCACTTATATTTTCTTGAATATCTTTAGCTTCCATTTGAAGAGTGGTTTTAATATCTGATTCAGAAAATACCTTGTTTCCCGTCATAAAAACAGATAATGCAATTCCCATTATTAAAACTGTCATCCCCATTACAATGATCATTTCAATTAAAGTAAAGCCTGTTTTTTTTCTCATTTCCACTTCCTCTTCATTCCTATTTATTAATTTTCCATAAATTATTTTTTATAAATATTGTTGAATTAGATTCTGTCGTAAAACCATCAGAACCACTTGATTCCTCACTATATCCATACCCCATATTAGGGAAGATTTGATTAAAAATAGTCAAGTTTTTATTTTGAATGTTTTTTGTATAATCTTTGTTATATTTTAACGTAACTTTAGCACCATCTTTAACAGTTAGATTTCCGGAAACAATCAAATCACCTTCTATTTCATAATCTGTACTTATTGTCAAATCACCATTTACAACCATTACTCCCTTAAATTTATTTGAATTTACAGAAGAATATATTATATAATCTTCATTTTTATATTTAAATCCATCTGTATCCACATCATCATGATTTTCTTTTGTTACTATTACATTCTGTATTTTTTCAAATGTACTATCATTAATATCTTCAACATAATTTTTATCTTTTTTATTTTCTATATTTAAATTATACATATTGATTGCGTAATTTTTCTTTAAATTATTTATTTTTCCATTAACCTGCGCATCACCTTTTATATAATTTGCCTTTTGTACTTGTGCTTTTAAAACACCATCTACTTTTTCTCCATAAACGATATCCCCAATTGACTTCACTTTATTATTATCCTTTATGCTATTAAAAATAACACCTCCATAATCCAATCCTTTATCTAAATTAGAAATCCAATATTTATGGAAATGATCTATTTTTTTATTAATATCATCTGTATCTAATACTTTAAGTGGTGCATCATTTTTAAATTTATCATCATTCTCTACCGGCATAGAATAAGCATCATAATTTCCTTTTACAGCAACAGATTCACCTGTTTGATATCCATTTTCTGTCTTTATATTTGCCACACCATTAATATAAGCTTCATTTTCTATTGTCAAAAAGCTGTTTCTATTGTCATCACAGTTATTAATTATTATGCTGCTTGATTTTTTTGCTTTTTCATCTTTTCCTGAAGCATTATCTATTGTCTTATCATTTACTCCATAAAAATTTTTCATATTAACGACTGTATTTTTAGCATTCATTTCTAAATCATTATCCAATACAACTTTTGAGTTATCATCATTATTTATCCCTATATAGGTTCCAGTATTTTGTTTGCTTGTATTTACATAAATATTTTGAGCATATAAATCTTTATTCATATTTACTATTACATTATTTTGAACATTAAATGTTTTTCTACAATAAACATTGTTATTAAAATTAACAGTACTAAGTGAATTTGACATTATATCACCATTAATAACTATTCCTGAATTATATTTATTTTCAAATGTTGATACATCACTTCCATTACTTTCAACCAATATATCTCCATAAACATCTAAATCAGCTGCATTTACACTCAATGTTCCGCCAACTGTAAGTCCAGGTATATCATTGGTAGATACACTTTTTTTAAAAGCTACTTCATCATAATTAGGTACTATCATAGTATATACAGATTCTATTTCTCTTTCATTTTCTCCTACATTACTCTGTTCTTTAAAATTAGATATCAAATTAATAGGCAAAGTAATTTTTTCATAATAATTAAAATTTAAATCATAGGTTTCTTTACGAATTTTATCTTCATAATCAAAATAATATTTTGTTACTAGATTATCTCCAGAAATTACTTTTGAGTCTTTTTCACTCCATTTTAATTGACTGTTTTCATCAAGACTTTCAAGTTTAAAACTTATTCTAGCATTATTGTAGATTACTTCTTGCAAATTATTTTCGTCATTACTAGTTTTTCTTCCATCTAGAGCATATTTTCCTTTACCTGAGTTTTCCCCTTCCGGACATATATTACTATATAGATTTGCATTAATATAATCCTTAAAATAAATCCTAAACACATAGTTAATTAGTTGATCTATCTTTTTATTATCTTCTTCTATTTTACTTTTGTTGCTATCTTCATTTAATTGCAAGTAATCTATATCTGCATATAATGCATAAAGACGTGCTTTATTTTTTATTTTTTCATCACTATTCTCATCTTTAACATTTAAAAATTCAGTATAATTCATATTTTTAACTTCATCTTTAAAAATTTCTGTTTTATTATAACTATACTCATTAGCATTATCTATAGTCTTGGCGATTACATTATAAGCAATATCAAGTCCACTTTCCGCTCCATACAAATTCTTTACTCGCTTACTTTCAGTGACTCTTCCAGCATAGTTACTACTAACCATGGACAGCATAGCACTTGAAACAATAATAACAAACATAAACATAATAACCACAAATATTAAACTTGAACCTTTTCTTTTTCTTTTAATTCTCATACAATCATCTCCGTTCATACTATGGTGTGTTTACATTTTCAACAAAACCTGTTTCAAACAATTTATCTTCATTTATTCCTTTGCTGTTTTTTCCTGAGACTGTAACCTTCACATCATAAAGCGTACCTGATTTTCCATCATTATCACTTCTACGACATTCAGTTAAAACACCGAGTTTGTTGTCTATATCTACATTCCAATCTCCATCTGATTTTTTAATGCTATTTAGAATATATAGATTTAACTGTTTTTTAGATGCAT
This genomic interval carries:
- a CDS encoding transposase, whose product is MSRTSRKWCPNSTMHITIRGNRKYTIFREDLDYVNYMNILRESLDKYSNEFEIISYVLMTNHIHLQIETKERHIGIFMQRLNGLYAKYFNNKYNYVGHLFQERYLSKIIDSSSYMIELSKYIHLNPVRAKIVENPADYLWSSYNVYMDKRKDNIIHREKILSFFENDNASEHYKKYVENLIEN
- a CDS encoding vWA domain-containing protein; translated protein: MFSKVKLKFSLFALSIFCMCILSNIFTDNEKVSAMSSIDGSNIKVSLSSNTDVTVKEGESTNIKYSVKPQEYTTGIDEAVFLVDVSNNMKDKDNGTRGRGQFAQNVPVNINDLVNNSEKNLGISMNIKGTVIGFADDAYSLINQNLDKDMNNVQMRQSNNIDGIANNIIGTINNMSSKERNINNALEKADLLFQDSNNNTEKNRNKAIIIISSGKINNINSSTMNKIKNSGYRIIILDVSSSDDNSTDSESESNLKSVISNLSGDENYLFKEIHPSDSTSLSKDDKEKIAMNKNIYFKIIPKYTDYADSSVWRPALQSAIYGSVGNNVSDNSYKVENAKLTFDLGGNFQIGDRALIEYNGQKKYVNINTVGNNKINIDVSEFITYIKDAYGFKPTYDNIVVSFDVTAIGAGGTFGKDSDGKDLSKFSYKESLGNAEINREFPLETPIVRIGTNDKPQISIKLDRLKVNNVETKNYSNLCSGDEIEFTYKISAEDLQIEDINEEVKKDIVLILDTSGSMNFNFYNDSIPYNERDKRIYSLKQSAKQFINKFNNKDNIRIGIIPYSYYSGYANNIKQLTEINDNNKKSYEKYIDNIKVEGATNQGDGIREAGKMLLNTDGNSKKYVILITDGEATAITIEKPNIIINDSAYYWANNVFSFRNGDLVSRQYWYGARYIDDYYNDIVYFNNGSSFYVNPIYDFNNVQNTRYVDFGDNRLNEIKIKKATDYATNIGRKLKQSIPELKVMTIGCALNESTVDLAKEVNNSMNGDYFSANDSNSMESIFDELADSILSDYDIKNVKLNFNIPEQFELSSNDSNIIDVGSSYEKSLPNIIYHLNYDKTKYSADPVYFTIKLKVKNNSNAGNVNFGNDSQVSYDSILNNRLSKELPIDKLRIINKRFPDIKVELQSPKDVNYDGNNIDIKYKINADSFSYEDIYGELNAKDIYWVIDSDAMKNFNIGNNIFNKIISDDKLKALKARYSFITYGDSNGDAEGIKYYNGTLDFRRTENEGVYGEYITNLINYASSQTSVMGKYSIVPALNKVRQINAEGRSDSNITELIDQNRKNTVDKYIVIVGKNSIDDSNQLGNIARQLKAEGYKIITLNLGDIPIRDNWKYQGGYTNSQEGLIDANNNLKDVHCKLSDIIMPGNETLDEKKDDNYFLKINYDKFNETKKNESQMNQFWNQQDNFSTNWLNNQISPEIANKFIGSITDEFKINNMKFSFDLQNKCILNGKSYTLNGINDIPNNDNNVIEFQIPGISYKFNSSTGEYENISFNKSNEPIMTLNIRPNYNIIEDFTFSNNEAFFRYNDIFYSKEESIKLETPNIRFNKNKERPDLF
- a CDS encoding aspartate kinase; translated protein: MKTIVTKFGGSSLADANQFKKVKEIINADAGRRYVVPSAPGKRHSKDSKVTDLLYLCQSHISVGISLDDVFNLIKERYLGIINDLNLDFNINEYLEIIKKDLEAGASKDYAASRGEFLNGLILANYLGFEFVDAKDVIVFNADGSLDAIATDEALREKLSKVSNAVIPGFYGADKDGNIVTFSRGGSDVTGALVSASIAADLYENWTDVSGFLMADPRIIDNPKPISRITYSELRELSYMGASVLHEDAIFPVRKTGIPINIKNTNKPQDSGTFIVQNSDCSDNPTIITGIAGKKDFTVISITKASMNSELGFCRKLLSVLEQNNISFENMPSGIDTVCLVISDSQLKNKTQHVVEEIKRTCNPDTIEVHPGMAMIATVGRGMAKQRGTAAKIFAALSQADVNIRMIDQGSSEMNILVGIENDNFEKGIAAIYNAFN
- a CDS encoding P-II family nitrogen regulator, which encodes MADSISKIEIITRKSNFDELKTALNEIGIMGMTVTQVLGCGTQKGDIQYYRGVPMELKLLPKIKIEIIVCEVPVQKVIDVATKILRTGEIGDGKIFVYDVKDVVKIRTGATGKEALINE
- a CDS encoding ammonium transporter — protein: MDTNMAIDTLWVLLGGILVFWMQAGFAMVETGFTRSKNAGNIIMKNLMDFALGSLIYWIIGFGLMFGKDAAGIIGIPGFFTDGTAENAATSVNNYAFLFFQTVFCATAATIVSGAMAERTKFISYCIYSAIISAVIYPIAGHWIWGGGWLAQLGFHDFAGSTAVHSIGGWCALVGATILGPRIGKYSKDGKSNAIPGHSLTLGALGVFILWMGWFGFNPGSSLGITGEGALELSSRVFITTNLAAAAAATVTMVLTWVKYGKPDVSMSLNGVLAGLVAITAGCDVVSPLGAAIIGVISAFAMVYGIEFVDKVLKVDDPVGAVGVHCINGVVGTILTGVFAMDGGLFYGGGFKFLGVQCLGVAAVAIWSVATATILFKGIKATIGLRVTREEEIRGLDIEEHGLESSYADFQSVDINM
- a CDS encoding PilW family protein; the encoded protein is MRKKTGFTLIEMIIVMGMTVLIMGIALSVFMTGNKVFSESDIKTTLQMEAKDIQENISEICMNSSKIILCEIDSDNVTEEPYNGEIMSNKFISISGDETRDKKWLQVSKLSLESLTKNSDVNSYNNITNLENVNISYDENTKILNIGSKKTVVDVKHFYVQPLNLNDNNNKISNSKGLKFNIILEKNKSGKTIEYTIDFTVTFRNI